The Deltaproteobacteria bacterium genome window below encodes:
- a CDS encoding sulfotransferase has translation MDDHNLIFLISQPRSGSTLLQHILGSHSEIHTLPEPWLMLHQIYGLRSSGIETDYQAQYAYINMKRFLEITPNGEEVYEGAIRNMTLQLYENALQSSGKKYFLDKTPRYYFIIPDLYRLFPRAKFIFILRNPMAVLSSLLTVIFNGNWQGLFERDRKHDILTAPHLILEGIKTLGSKAIVVNYEKLVTEPTQTVKKLCHKLEIAFENDMINYGGKLHFKAGVDPKSIYKHTKPVRDYADGWWKKFDTPQKVYIARNYIETLGRKTISDLGYSYDDLMNKLTSLDNNQRKPYPLISWKLITTPSEKLSCFSKFKITLLSSLQSIGFWHTLWRCISFITRKIH, from the coding sequence ATGGATGATCACAATCTTATATTTCTTATTTCACAACCCCGCTCCGGCTCTACATTACTACAGCATATTTTAGGGAGTCATTCAGAAATCCATACGCTTCCTGAACCATGGTTAATGCTTCACCAGATATATGGACTCCGTTCATCAGGCATTGAGACGGACTATCAAGCTCAATATGCTTACATTAACATGAAGCGTTTTCTTGAAATAACGCCTAATGGTGAAGAGGTATATGAGGGTGCCATTCGCAATATGACATTACAATTATATGAAAACGCCTTGCAATCATCAGGAAAAAAATATTTTTTAGATAAAACTCCGAGATATTATTTTATAATTCCTGATTTGTATAGACTTTTCCCGAGAGCAAAGTTTATTTTTATTTTACGAAATCCTATGGCTGTGCTTTCATCCCTTCTTACTGTTATTTTTAATGGGAATTGGCAAGGTTTATTTGAAAGAGACAGAAAGCACGATATTTTAACAGCCCCTCATTTAATTCTTGAAGGTATTAAGACGCTTGGCAGTAAAGCAATTGTAGTTAATTATGAAAAACTTGTAACTGAGCCAACACAAACCGTAAAAAAACTGTGCCATAAACTGGAAATAGCATTTGAAAATGATATGATAAACTACGGTGGCAAATTACATTTTAAGGCTGGTGTTGATCCTAAAAGTATATACAAACATACCAAGCCAGTCAGAGATTATGCAGATGGTTGGTGGAAGAAATTTGATACGCCCCAAAAAGTTTATATTGCCAGAAATTATATAGAAACTCTGGGAAGAAAAACAATAAGTGATTTAGGGTATTCTTATGATGATCTCATGAATAAGTTAACTTCTTTAGATAATAATCAGAGGAAACCTTATCCACTAATATCATGGAAGCTTATAACAACACCATCAGAGAAACTGTCTTGCTTTAGCAAGTTTAAAATTACCCTTTTAAGCTCATTGCAGAGTATAGGATTTTGGCATACTCTATGGCGTTGTATAAGCTTCATAACAAGAAAAATCCATTAA
- a CDS encoding sulfotransferase domain-containing protein, giving the protein MINILNYFKRLFFTRSDYADNFHIRESDVFIVSYPKSGNTWLRFLLCSYMLGEQCDFQKGRKLIPDIHADSKIANNLNSPRLLKSHSMFNDSYKKIIYLVRDGRDVAVSYYWHLIKFKVIPGTLKFSDFLEKFNKGEFGGKWSEHVISWIDSSTQKHVVRYEDLKSDPVNNLFKIIEFLNLDGDLKPDFNRIVQAVDNCSLDKMRSIERAQRDSIPTHKNSNFDIDFVRKGGVGDYQNYFSATLEENFIKLHGNSLKRFGYINNG; this is encoded by the coding sequence ATGATTAACATTCTTAATTATTTTAAACGTCTTTTTTTTACAAGGAGCGATTATGCAGATAATTTCCATATAAGGGAGAGTGATGTTTTTATAGTTTCATACCCAAAGTCTGGCAACACATGGTTACGATTTTTATTATGCAGCTATATGCTAGGAGAACAATGTGATTTTCAGAAAGGAAGAAAACTAATTCCAGATATCCATGCTGATTCAAAAATAGCAAACAATTTAAACAGTCCAAGGCTTTTGAAGAGCCACTCAATGTTCAACGATAGTTATAAAAAAATAATATACCTGGTCAGAGATGGTAGAGATGTTGCCGTCTCTTATTATTGGCATCTAATAAAATTCAAAGTTATTCCCGGCACACTGAAATTTAGTGACTTTTTAGAGAAGTTTAATAAAGGAGAGTTTGGCGGCAAATGGTCGGAGCATGTAATATCATGGATTGATAGCAGCACTCAAAAGCATGTGGTCAGATACGAAGATCTAAAATCAGACCCAGTCAATAATTTATTCAAAATAATTGAATTCTTGAATTTAGATGGGGATTTAAAACCGGATTTCAATCGTATTGTGCAAGCGGTAGACAACTGCAGTTTGGATAAAATGAGGTCAATTGAAAGGGCTCAACGTGACTCTATTCCAACTCACAAAAACTCTAATTTTGATATTGATTTTGTCAGAAAAGGAGGGGTGGGCGATTATCAAAATTACTTTAGCGCTACCCTTGAAGAGAATTTCATAAAATTGCATGGGAACAGTTTAAAACGATTTGGTTATATAAATAATGGATGA